The DNA window TGACCGATTCTTACGCATATGGAAAAGATACAGATCCTATTTATAAAGCCATTCCTTTTTACACAGGATTGCATAACAAAAAGGCTTATGGTATTTTCTTTGATAATACATTCAGAAGTTATTTTGATTTTTCTCACGAAAGAAGAAATGTAACTAGTTTTTGGGCTGATGGTGGTGAAATGAATTACTATTTTATTTATGGTCCGCAAATGCAAGATGTTATTGAAAGCTATACAGATCTTACCGGAAAACCACATCAATTGCCACCACTTTGGGCTCTAGGATACCACCAATGTAAATGGAGTTATTATCCAGAAAGTAAGGTTAAAGAAATTACATCGACATTCAGAAAGTTAAAAATTCCATGTGATGCAATTTATTTAGATATCGATTATATGGAAGGCTTTCGATGTTTTACTTGGAATAAAGAATACTTTCCAGATCCAAAACGAATGGTTAAAGAATTAGCTGACGATGGATTTAAAACGGTTGCTATTATTGATCCAGGTATTAAAATAGATAAAGAGTATTCTGTTTTTAAAGAAGCTTTAGAAAAAGACTATTTCTGTAAACGAGCTGATGGTCCTTATATGAAGGGTAAAGTTTGGCCTGGAGAATGTTATTTTCCTGATTTTACAAACCCGAAAGTGAGAGATTGGTGGTCAGGTTTGTTTAAAGAACTAATTGAAGATATTGGAATTAAAGGTGTTTGGAATGATATGAATGAGCCAGCTGTTATGGAGGTTCCTAACAAAACTTTTCCTGATGATGTAAGACATAATTACGATGGTAACTTTTGTAGTCATAGAAAAGCACATAATATATATGGCATGCAAATGGCTAGAGCTACTTATCAAGGTCTTAAAAAATATGCATATCCTAAGCGTCCATTTGTGATTACTCGATCTGCTTATTCTGGAACACAGCGTTATACGTCAACATGGACAGGTGATAATGTGGCAACTTGGGAACATTTATGGATTGCAAATGTACAAGCGCAACGTATGGCTATGTCTGGATTTAGTTTTGCAGGTAGTGATATTGGTGGTTTTGCTGAACAGCCTCAAGGTGAATTGTTTACACGCTGGATTCAATTAGGTGTATTTCATCCTTTTTGTCGAGTGCACTCTTCTGGTGATCATGGAGATCAAGAACCTTGGGCTTTTGATGAAGATGTAACAGATATTGTTAGGAAATTTATAGAATTGCGCTATCAATTACTACCTTATTTATACACAGCATTTTGGCATCACATTGATCAAGGGAGACCAATATTGAAATCCTTAGTGCTTTATGATCAAGAGGATGTTCAAACACATTATAGAACAGATGAATTTATTTATGGTGAAAACATTTTAGTTTGTCCTATTATTGAACAAAATGCAAGAGGAAGACGAATGTATGTTCCACGCGGAAATTGGTATAACTACTGGACCAACGAATTGATTAAAGGCGGAAAAGAGTTATGGGTTGATGCAAATATTGAAAGCATGCCTATTTTTATAAAAGAAGGTGCAATTATTCCTAAATACCCCATTCAGCAGTATGTTGATGAACTTGATATTGATGAAGTAACCTTAGATGTGTATTATAAAAAAGGAAAAGAAGTGTCTACCCTTTATGATGATGCCAATGATGGATATGATTATACTAAAGGACGTTATAGTTTAAGAACCTTTAAGTTAAAAGGAAAAGAAAATGAATTAATCATTCAACAACACAAAGAAGGTAAGTATACCACTAAGTACAAAACCTTTAATTTAAAGATTTACGGATTGCCTTTTGAAGTCAAAGAAATACAACTAGATAATGAAATTATTGATATTAAACGATTAATTTTAGATGAGTATTCAAATATCGTTATTGATAAAGATTTTTCTGAACTTCATATTATAGGTGTATAAAGTATAAGATTAAATGTGACATTTTAATCTCTAATTGTGTCAAACATTATGGAATGAATTTTGTAAATTTAACTTTATACTAAAAACCATTAGCAATGAAATATAAAAATAGCATCGTAGCAGTTGGAACGTTAATAATGTTCTTGTCTTGTGCTACAAATCCTCTAACTGGAAAAAAAACATTGGCATTTGTCTCAAATAATGAAATATTTCCTTCTGCATTTGCTCAATATGATCAGTTTTTATCTGAAAATAAAGTCGTAAATGGCACATCAGATTCTGAAATGATTCAACGTGTCGGACAACGAATTGCAGTTGCTGCAGAGCGTTGGTTAAATGCAAATGGTCATGAAGGGTATTTAAAAGATTATAAATGGGAATACAACTTAGTAAACGATAATACTGTAAATGCATGGTGTATGCCAGGAGGAAAGATTGTATTCTATACGGGAATTTTACCTATTGCACAAAACGAAACAGGTGTTGCAGCTATTATGGGTCATGAAGTTGCTCATGCACTTGCAAATCATGGACAACAACGTATGAGTGCCGCTTACATTCAACAAGGACTTGCTGTAGCTGGAAACATAGCTATTAAGGATGAACAAACTAGAGGTATATTTAACCAATCTTATGGTGTAGGGTCTAATGTATTAGGAATGTTACCTTTTAGTAGAAGCCATGAATCACAATCTGATGAGTTCGGATTAACTTTAATGGCTATTGCTGGTTACAATCCTGATGAAGCTGCCGAATTATGGAAACGTATGAAAGCGAATAGTGGAGGAGAAGGACCACCAGAGTTTTTAAGTACGCATCCATCTAACGATACACGTATTTCAAACTTGCAAGGTTGGGCTCCTAAATCTAAAGCTGAAGCTAAAAAGTTTGGAGTTACTTCTTTTAGACCATTAGGTGAATTTTAATATTTAGTTCATAAAAAATATCTTACTTTAGAAGCTGCTTACTTAAAAGCAGCTTTTTTTATGGAACATTTACAAAAAGGCAGTAAAAAACTGCTAAACGCTTGGGCATTTTACGACTGGGCAAATTCGGTTTATACATTAACGATTGCATCTTCAATTTTTCCAATATTTTATTCAGCTTTATTTATTTCTCAATCAGAAAAAACAGTTGAAGCTTTTGGAATGCTTTTTAAAAGTACTGCTTTAATAACTTATGTTACAGCTTTTACCTTTTTAGTAGTTGCTTTTACATCTCCAGTTTTGTCTGGAATTGCCGATTATGTTGGAAACAAAAAGAACTTCATGAAGTTCTTCTGTTATGTTGGTGGATTTGGTTGTATTGGATTGTACTGGTTTAATATTGAAAACATTCATTTGAGTTTGTTATTTTATTTCATGGGATTAATTGGGTATTGGGGAAGTTTGGTATTCTATAATTCATATTTACCAGATATAGCATTTCCAGAGCAACAAGATAGTATCAGTGCTAAAGGGTTTAGTATGGGTTATATTGGAAGTGTGATTTTATTAGTGATTAATCTCGCAATGGTCATGTATCCAGACGTTTTTTTTATTTCTGATACTATATCTGAAAATGGTGAGATTATTGAAACTGCTGCACAAGTAGGTATGCGATATTCTTTCGTAATGGTAGGTTTGTGGTGGATTCTTTTTAGTCAATATACATTTTATGTACTTCCTAAAGGAGCTTCTCAAGGTCATAAAGTTACTAGAGCTGTAATATTTAATGGAATTAAAGAACTGAAATTAGTTTGGCTTCAGTTAAAGCAAAATTTAAGACTGAAACGCTATTTAGTGGCGTTTTTTGTATTCAGTATGGCTGTACAAACCATTATGTTAGTGGCCGTTTATTTTGGCGAAGAAGAGATTTCTTGGGCAGATGAGGATGCTAAAACTTTAGGTTTGATAGTTAGTATTTTAGTAATTCAATTGGTGGCTATAATTGGAGCTTATTTAACCTCATTCGCATCTTCAAAGTTTGGAAACATACAAACACTTATTGTAGTCAATTTTATTTGGATGGCATTATGTGTGTATGCCTATTTTATGCAAACACCTTTTCAATTTTATATTGCTGCATCATTAGTAGGATTGGTAATGGGTGGAATTCAAGCCTTGGCACGATCAACGTATTCCAAATTTTTACCAAATACAGAAGATACAACTTCGTATTTTAGTTTTTTCGATGTCGCCGAAAAAATAGGAATCGTAATAGGAATGGTAATTTTTGCAACAATAGATCAAATAACTGGAAGTATGCGTAATGCGATTTTGTTTTTATTTATCTTTTTTCTAGTTGGAATTTTTCTGCTCTTTAGAGTTCCAAAAGAAAATCTTAAACCAAATTAAAATTAGTATGTTTGCTAAAATTAAATTAATTCATATTTCAATTGTTATGAAAAAAATATCTTTCCTGTTTTCTATGTTCATTTTGCTAACAGCTTTTACTTGTGAAGATGAACCTTTAGATGGAGACTTTTTAACAGAAAACAATGCATCTTGCGAACTTGCTACTCAAAATACTCAAAATGCAGCCATAGCTTTTTTAAGTGTTACTGCAGAGAATTATTCTCAATTATGTACTACTTATAGAAATGCATTAGAGGCTCAAATACAATTTTGTGGAGATCCAGATGGAATTTTACAAACTCAAATTGAAAGTTTAGGTTTTTGCGGAGATACTAATCCTGATCCATGTGATATTGCAATGACATTAACTTCTGTTGCTGAAACAGCATATAATGAAGATACATCTGATACTACTTTATGTAATGATTATCGAGTAGCTTTAGAAAACGAAATTGCAATCTGTGGAGATTCTGATGGAAGTCTTCAATTAATCATTGATGAATTAGGAGATTGTACTAATAATCAAACCAACGAAGACATAGTAGGAACATGGCTTTTGACTGCATGGATTGGTGAAGAACCAATTGATTTAAATAATGATGGAACAGAAAGTGTCAATTTCTTAGATGAAATGAATTGTTATGAAAATGAAACAATTGTATTTAATGCAGATAATACTGCTGTTGCAATGAGTACATCATATGCTTCTTTTATTTTCGAAATTGAAGTAGGAACTACTAATGAATATGATTATGTTATTGAATGTGAATTTGAAAATGAAAACACAAACAGTACTTGGACACAAAACGGAAATATAATTACCGTTGATGATGGTACTACAGTTTATGATGCTACAATAAATGGAGATCAATTATCTGTTTTTGTGCCTGAAGGTTTTGTCGCATTTAGTTCAGATTTCACAGCAACGACGATACAGGATTTAACTTTTATATATACTAAACAATAATTAAAGTTTAAAATTTAAAAATAAAAGCCACTCATAAATAGAGTGGCTTTTTTGATTTACAATTAAAAGATAAAGTTGTAACTTT is part of the Psychroserpens ponticola genome and encodes:
- a CDS encoding glycoside hydrolase family 31 protein, encoding MIINTELEQKGNLFPSKIINFKKDVDTLYFSTDNDVVLQLTVLRDSVLRFRYSTTGTFGNDFSYAITKYASTGYNHLTIDEDDEFYKITTSKLICHIAKEDLRVSLYDAKDNELINQDEVGFHWEESYEYGGNIVKMSKISNDGESYYGLGDKPNHLNLKGKRYQNWVTDSYAYGKDTDPIYKAIPFYTGLHNKKAYGIFFDNTFRSYFDFSHERRNVTSFWADGGEMNYYFIYGPQMQDVIESYTDLTGKPHQLPPLWALGYHQCKWSYYPESKVKEITSTFRKLKIPCDAIYLDIDYMEGFRCFTWNKEYFPDPKRMVKELADDGFKTVAIIDPGIKIDKEYSVFKEALEKDYFCKRADGPYMKGKVWPGECYFPDFTNPKVRDWWSGLFKELIEDIGIKGVWNDMNEPAVMEVPNKTFPDDVRHNYDGNFCSHRKAHNIYGMQMARATYQGLKKYAYPKRPFVITRSAYSGTQRYTSTWTGDNVATWEHLWIANVQAQRMAMSGFSFAGSDIGGFAEQPQGELFTRWIQLGVFHPFCRVHSSGDHGDQEPWAFDEDVTDIVRKFIELRYQLLPYLYTAFWHHIDQGRPILKSLVLYDQEDVQTHYRTDEFIYGENILVCPIIEQNARGRRMYVPRGNWYNYWTNELIKGGKELWVDANIESMPIFIKEGAIIPKYPIQQYVDELDIDEVTLDVYYKKGKEVSTLYDDANDGYDYTKGRYSLRTFKLKGKENELIIQQHKEGKYTTKYKTFNLKIYGLPFEVKEIQLDNEIIDIKRLILDEYSNIVIDKDFSELHIIGV
- a CDS encoding M48 family metallopeptidase, yielding MKYKNSIVAVGTLIMFLSCATNPLTGKKTLAFVSNNEIFPSAFAQYDQFLSENKVVNGTSDSEMIQRVGQRIAVAAERWLNANGHEGYLKDYKWEYNLVNDNTVNAWCMPGGKIVFYTGILPIAQNETGVAAIMGHEVAHALANHGQQRMSAAYIQQGLAVAGNIAIKDEQTRGIFNQSYGVGSNVLGMLPFSRSHESQSDEFGLTLMAIAGYNPDEAAELWKRMKANSGGEGPPEFLSTHPSNDTRISNLQGWAPKSKAEAKKFGVTSFRPLGEF
- a CDS encoding MFS transporter codes for the protein MEHLQKGSKKLLNAWAFYDWANSVYTLTIASSIFPIFYSALFISQSEKTVEAFGMLFKSTALITYVTAFTFLVVAFTSPVLSGIADYVGNKKNFMKFFCYVGGFGCIGLYWFNIENIHLSLLFYFMGLIGYWGSLVFYNSYLPDIAFPEQQDSISAKGFSMGYIGSVILLVINLAMVMYPDVFFISDTISENGEIIETAAQVGMRYSFVMVGLWWILFSQYTFYVLPKGASQGHKVTRAVIFNGIKELKLVWLQLKQNLRLKRYLVAFFVFSMAVQTIMLVAVYFGEEEISWADEDAKTLGLIVSILVIQLVAIIGAYLTSFASSKFGNIQTLIVVNFIWMALCVYAYFMQTPFQFYIAASLVGLVMGGIQALARSTYSKFLPNTEDTTSYFSFFDVAEKIGIVIGMVIFATIDQITGSMRNAILFLFIFFLVGIFLLFRVPKENLKPN
- a CDS encoding lipocalin family protein, with product MKKISFLFSMFILLTAFTCEDEPLDGDFLTENNASCELATQNTQNAAIAFLSVTAENYSQLCTTYRNALEAQIQFCGDPDGILQTQIESLGFCGDTNPDPCDIAMTLTSVAETAYNEDTSDTTLCNDYRVALENEIAICGDSDGSLQLIIDELGDCTNNQTNEDIVGTWLLTAWIGEEPIDLNNDGTESVNFLDEMNCYENETIVFNADNTAVAMSTSYASFIFEIEVGTTNEYDYVIECEFENENTNSTWTQNGNIITVDDGTTVYDATINGDQLSVFVPEGFVAFSSDFTATTIQDLTFIYTKQ